A single window of Treponema denticola ATCC 35405 DNA harbors:
- a CDS encoding ParB/RepB/Spo0J family partition protein has translation MAERKTILVSEVLPNLDRKMGGYGNIDTLAASIKEIGLINPITVRYESGDNEFPYTIIAGRRRLEAVKTLGLKEIEAVVYAEDELIPNEEIALAENVNRLDMHPVDEGANFKKLLKEGKTIDELSKTFDRSPSHIYQRIKLTELTDNMKEFFKKGSINISQAARIACLPTEVQENIYNAISKDTWFDGNADYAIRRYAKNRLDFPCTLCKNCTKRTRYTDNNLFPELNDRDDYCLDHECYEQEIVKHYREKIEKGVSNYSDLDFLFVNGIKEEFLMSLQKFFDFKIDLCSFMDYTQLDQRVDVCTLFDEVRKCIIPWYDVIDDKIKFVMKDEDYNKYFKTKREITDEEKLIIEALPDEYKEEAKKTADKQNLFNYSMERQAKTNTVCTLLKKEFLKPNPTFYLSDNFFDCIFRSSNKDFICDAFKIMTGANLTNLKDTKRFNFKHIDFLNLFFYAFILRILDSNIYEGLDTVIKLLGLDIKEAKKIFNEELKNLVIKDLKKAPDEESDDESEYELEETEDEDITDDSFRSEKNEDGEKVCYI, from the coding sequence ATGGCAGAAAGAAAAACTATTTTAGTTTCGGAAGTTTTACCGAACCTTGACAGGAAGATGGGAGGCTATGGAAACATCGATACCCTAGCCGCTTCAATTAAAGAGATCGGGCTTATCAACCCTATTACCGTAAGGTATGAATCGGGGGATAACGAATTCCCTTATACGATTATTGCCGGAAGAAGAAGGCTTGAGGCGGTAAAAACCTTAGGCTTAAAAGAAATTGAAGCCGTAGTCTATGCCGAAGATGAGCTTATTCCTAATGAGGAAATCGCTTTGGCTGAAAACGTTAATCGCTTGGATATGCACCCGGTAGACGAGGGAGCTAATTTTAAAAAACTTCTTAAAGAGGGAAAAACGATTGACGAATTATCCAAAACCTTTGACCGCTCACCCTCCCACATCTATCAACGTATTAAGCTTACAGAGCTTACCGACAACATGAAAGAGTTTTTTAAAAAAGGAAGCATAAACATATCACAAGCTGCAAGAATTGCATGTTTGCCTACTGAAGTGCAAGAAAATATTTACAACGCAATTTCAAAAGATACATGGTTCGACGGTAATGCCGATTACGCTATCCGCAGATATGCTAAAAACAGGCTTGATTTTCCTTGCACTCTTTGCAAGAACTGCACAAAAAGAACCAGATATACCGATAACAATCTTTTCCCGGAACTTAACGACAGGGATGATTATTGTCTGGATCATGAGTGTTACGAACAGGAAATAGTTAAGCATTATAGAGAAAAGATAGAAAAGGGTGTAAGCAATTACAGTGATCTTGATTTTCTATTTGTAAACGGAATAAAAGAAGAATTTTTAATGTCTTTACAAAAATTTTTTGATTTTAAAATAGACCTTTGCAGTTTTATGGACTATACACAGCTTGATCAGAGGGTGGATGTTTGTACTTTATTTGATGAAGTAAGAAAGTGTATTATTCCTTGGTATGATGTTATCGATGACAAAATAAAATTTGTTATGAAAGATGAAGATTATAACAAGTATTTTAAAACTAAAAGAGAAATAACCGATGAAGAAAAACTTATCATTGAAGCTCTTCCTGATGAATACAAAGAAGAAGCAAAAAAAACGGCGGACAAACAAAACTTATTTAATTACAGCATGGAAAGACAAGCAAAAACGAACACTGTTTGTACTTTGTTAAAAAAAGAGTTTTTAAAACCCAATCCTACTTTTTATTTATCGGATAATTTTTTTGATTGTATTTTTAGGAGCTCTAATAAAGATTTTATTTGTGATGCTTTTAAGATTATGACGGGTGCTAATCTTACTAATTTAAAAGACACAAAGAGATTTAATTTTAAACATATAGATTTTTTAAATTTATTCTTTTACGCATTTATTCTCAGAATTCTTGATTCTAACATCTATGAGGGACTTGATACAGTTATAAAACTTTTAGGACTCGATATTAAAGAAGCAAAAAAAATATTTAATGAAGAATTAAAAAACCTTGTAATCAAAGATTTAAAAAAAGCCCCGGATGAAGAATCAGACGATGAATCGGAATATGAATTGGAAGAAACAGAGGATGAAGATATTACCGATGATTCTTTTCGGAGCGAAAAAAACGAAGACGGAGAAAAAGTATGTTACATTTAA
- a CDS encoding helix-turn-helix transcriptional regulator, which translates to MNMKQVMELTGYTQSYIYNLVHKKMIPVYKPNGGRLFFVKEEIEQWLLGGRQMTSEEMHKEADKMLLDMAARRSKRRTK; encoded by the coding sequence ATGAACATGAAGCAAGTTATGGAGCTTACGGGTTATACCCAATCGTACATCTACAACCTTGTACATAAAAAAATGATTCCGGTATACAAACCCAACGGCGGACGACTCTTTTTTGTAAAAGAAGAGATCGAACAATGGCTTTTGGGAGGCCGTCAAATGACCTCCGAAGAGATGCACAAAGAAGCGGATAAAATGCTTTTGGATATGGCAGCGCGCAGAAGCAAAAGGAGGACAAAATGA
- a CDS encoding helix-turn-helix domain-containing protein, with product MAFRENVKKLMDKHGLIAKELALRAKISVNTLNMYLGYKESLPNVDIGVKIAKALDTTVEYLVTGIESSSGIVIAPEDIELIKKIHLLDDIDKKVVEDLIQSFIDRKRSEVSAMETSRIG from the coding sequence ATGGCTTTTAGAGAAAATGTAAAAAAACTTATGGATAAGCACGGGCTAATAGCTAAAGAGCTTGCTTTAAGAGCGAAAATAAGTGTTAATACTCTAAATATGTATCTTGGCTATAAAGAATCATTACCAAATGTAGATATTGGTGTAAAAATTGCAAAGGCTCTTGATACAACTGTAGAATATCTTGTTACCGGCATAGAGTCTTCATCAGGAATAGTCATTGCTCCTGAAGATATTGAGTTAATCAAAAAAATTCATCTTTTAGATGATATAGATAAAAAAGTGGTAGAGGATTTAATCCAAAGCTTTATCGATAGAAAGCGATCAGAAGTTTCCGCGATGGAAACGTCCCGTATTGGTTGA
- a CDS encoding tetratricopeptide repeat protein: MKKIFFCLILFMIALLCFADKKFEKVKAAAEQGDAFAQFNLAAMYDKGDESLVDKKQAVYWYTKAAEQGYDVAQLFLAFMYDIGDGIPIDKKQAFYWYTKAAEQGNVAAQCILGLMYSNGDGTPVDKKQAFYWFKKAAEQGYAKAQFNLGGMYYKGNGILTDKKQAFYWFKKAAEQGYAEAQFNLALMYYNGDGILADKKQAFYWYTKSAEKGLAFAQFNLGLMYSNGDGILADKKQAAYWIKQAYENGYEPAKELWDADELWKYQD, translated from the coding sequence ATGAAAAAAATATTTTTTTGTTTAATATTGTTTATGATAGCTCTTTTATGCTTTGCAGATAAAAAATTTGAAAAGGTAAAAGCAGCTGCCGAACAGGGAGATGCATTCGCTCAGTTTAATCTTGCTGCTATGTATGATAAAGGGGACGAATCTCTTGTCGATAAAAAACAAGCTGTTTATTGGTATACAAAAGCTGCCGAACAGGGATATGATGTAGCTCAGCTTTTTCTTGCTTTTATGTATGATATAGGTGATGGAATTCCTATTGACAAAAAACAGGCTTTTTATTGGTATACAAAAGCCGCAGAACAGGGAAATGTAGCAGCACAGTGTATTCTTGGTCTAATGTATTCTAATGGAGATGGGACCCCGGTAGATAAAAAACAAGCTTTTTATTGGTTCAAAAAAGCTGCCGAACAGGGATATGCAAAAGCACAGTTTAATCTTGGTGGTATGTATTACAAAGGCAATGGAATACTGACTGATAAAAAACAAGCTTTTTATTGGTTCAAAAAAGCTGCCGAACAGGGATATGCAGAAGCACAGTTTAATCTTGCTCTTATGTATTATAATGGAGATGGAATACTGGCTGACAAAAAACAAGCTTTTTATTGGTACACTAAATCTGCCGAAAAAGGACTCGCATTCGCCCAGTTTAATCTTGGTCTAATGTATTCTAATGGAGATGGAATACTGGCTGACAAAAAACAAGCTGCATATTGGATAAAGCAAGCCTATGAGAATGGTTATGAGCCGGCAAAAGAACTCTGGGATGCAGACGAACTTTGGAAATATCAGGATTAA
- a CDS encoding tyrosine-type recombinase/integrase: MSVKLWINRNKIYLSIYISGKRWRESTGLTVTTDKAQNKVVMDMAEVLRSKREVSLIAVSNGLSDPALTKITVLEYVKNAAAEKNKKHPLHKVVLWIEKISPTLKMDALTPTWFENFQQTLQRETELSPYTCENYACSLRTLFKKAVRDGVLVKDPTIGVKHIHCPESIKEFLMPEDIRKLAAEPIGGILGADVKKAFLFACCTGLRISDLKSLKWGGVSFEKKTLTKIQQKTKRAVYLPIKDEAIAFLHLLAEENPNRTDEDFIFPHVATTGTNMNQYLIEWGKRAGVRQKIGWHLARHTHATLLLESGADLYTVQKLLGHTKISTTAQYTQVTDRKKKEAIDLLPDYGIVGD, translated from the coding sequence ATGAGCGTAAAACTATGGATTAACCGCAATAAAATATATCTTAGTATATATATCAGCGGTAAACGTTGGAGGGAAAGCACAGGGCTTACGGTTACTACCGATAAGGCTCAAAATAAGGTAGTTATGGATATGGCAGAAGTTTTGAGGAGCAAAAGGGAAGTTTCATTGATTGCCGTAAGTAACGGCTTATCAGATCCTGCTCTTACCAAAATAACCGTCCTTGAATATGTAAAAAATGCGGCTGCAGAAAAAAATAAAAAGCACCCGCTTCATAAGGTTGTTCTCTGGATTGAAAAAATATCGCCAACCTTAAAAATGGATGCTTTAACGCCGACATGGTTTGAAAACTTCCAGCAGACACTACAAAGAGAAACGGAGCTATCGCCTTATACTTGCGAAAATTACGCCTGCTCTTTACGTACTCTTTTTAAAAAGGCCGTAAGAGACGGAGTGCTGGTTAAAGATCCTACAATAGGAGTTAAACACATTCATTGCCCTGAAAGCATTAAAGAATTCTTAATGCCGGAAGATATTAGAAAATTGGCTGCAGAACCTATAGGCGGGATTTTAGGGGCGGATGTAAAAAAAGCCTTTTTGTTTGCATGCTGTACGGGCCTACGAATAAGCGACTTAAAAAGCTTAAAATGGGGCGGCGTATCTTTTGAGAAAAAGACACTTACAAAGATTCAACAGAAAACAAAGAGGGCCGTATATTTGCCTATCAAAGATGAGGCTATAGCTTTTTTGCACCTTCTTGCAGAGGAAAACCCGAACAGAACGGATGAAGATTTTATTTTTCCTCATGTTGCAACGACCGGCACCAATATGAATCAGTATTTAATAGAATGGGGCAAGCGGGCCGGAGTCAGACAGAAGATAGGCTGGCACTTGGCAAGACATACCCACGCTACCCTGCTTTTGGAGTCCGGGGCGGACTTATATACGGTTCAAAAACTTTTAGGCCATACCAAGATAAGCACCACGGCACAATATACACAAGTTACGGACAGGAAGAAAAAAGAGGCTATAGATTTGCTGCCTGATTACGGGATTGTGGGGGATTAG
- a CDS encoding adenylate/guanylate cyclase domain-containing protein, which yields MSDDIISELGINASSKDTVELDSLTLEALKKGPIDIFDNVYLGETRPHSLILCIDVRGFSDFMCNNEETVVFGLIKSFTSNFLSCLNQFGYNCSYYKLLGDGALVIWDKLDGVAIKEAVTVFTTYVEFTREELFKPYGNLAIGGALVLDKVYKYEISAEASQLKYRDYVGYGINLACRLQNLAAGGELIVSKKLVDIGAIYATKNTNPEVMKKLRALKGVKPEDREAIFLYKDINPKIISIFKVLSLDF from the coding sequence ATGAGTGATGATATAATTTCAGAATTAGGGATAAATGCATCAAGCAAAGATACTGTTGAACTTGATTCTCTTACATTGGAAGCCTTAAAAAAAGGCCCTATAGATATATTTGATAATGTATACCTCGGTGAAACAAGACCGCATTCTCTTATCCTTTGTATAGATGTACGCGGCTTTAGCGATTTTATGTGTAATAACGAAGAAACGGTTGTTTTCGGTCTAATTAAATCTTTTACATCCAACTTCCTTTCCTGCCTTAATCAGTTTGGTTATAATTGTTCTTATTATAAACTGCTTGGAGACGGAGCCTTAGTTATATGGGATAAGCTGGATGGGGTTGCAATAAAAGAAGCCGTTACGGTTTTTACTACATATGTAGAATTTACAAGAGAAGAACTATTTAAACCCTACGGAAATCTGGCAATAGGAGGTGCTTTAGTCCTAGATAAGGTATACAAATATGAAATTTCGGCAGAAGCATCTCAATTAAAATATAGAGATTATGTAGGTTACGGCATCAATCTTGCATGCCGCCTTCAAAACCTTGCAGCAGGCGGAGAACTTATCGTAAGTAAAAAATTGGTTGACATCGGTGCAATATATGCAACAAAAAATACAAACCCTGAAGTAATGAAAAAACTCAGAGCCCTTAAAGGAGTTAAACCTGAAGACAGGGAAGCTATCTTTTTGTATAAGGATATAAATCCGAAAATTATTTCGATATTTAAAGTTTTAAGCTTAGATTTCTAA
- the groL gene encoding chaperonin GroEL (60 kDa chaperone family; promotes refolding of misfolded polypeptides especially under stressful conditions; forms two stacked rings of heptamers to form a barrel-shaped 14mer; ends can be capped by GroES; misfolded proteins enter the barrel where they are refolded when GroES binds), which produces MAKQLLFNEEARKSLLAGVEQISNAVKVTLGPKGRNVLIDKSFGAPTVTKDGVSVAREVELENKFENMGAQLLKEVATKTNDVAGDGTTTATVLAYSMVKEGLKAVAAGMTPLELKRGIDKAVAIAVEDIQKNSKEIKGSEEVAHVASVSANNDAEIGKIIADAIAKVGKDGVIDVGEAQTMETVTDYVEGMQFDRGYISSYFVTDRDRMETVFENPYILIYDKSISTMKDLLPLLEQVAQSGRPLLIIAEDVEGEALATLVVNSLRGALKTCAVKAPGFGDRRKEMLEDIAVLTGGQVVSEELGFKLEAAQISMLGQAKSIKIDKDNTMIIDGAGKSKDIKDRVTQIKAQLDATDSEYDSEKLRERLAKLSGGVAVIKIGAVTEVEMKEKKHRVEDALSATRAAIEEGIVAGGGLAMIQAIAALEKADMSSLTEDEKVGFKIVKRALEEPIRQIAENAGLDGAVIAEKAKEKKGVGFDAAKMEWTDMVKAGIIDPAKVTRSALQNAASIASLLLTTECAITDIPEKQAGPAMPSPDMGGMGMY; this is translated from the coding sequence ATGGCTAAACAATTATTGTTTAATGAAGAGGCTAGAAAAAGCCTGCTTGCCGGTGTTGAACAAATTTCAAATGCAGTAAAGGTTACACTCGGACCCAAGGGACGAAACGTTCTTATCGATAAAAGTTTCGGTGCCCCTACAGTTACAAAGGACGGCGTATCCGTAGCACGCGAAGTCGAACTTGAAAACAAATTTGAAAATATGGGTGCCCAGCTTTTAAAAGAAGTTGCAACAAAAACAAATGATGTTGCAGGTGACGGAACCACAACAGCTACCGTTCTTGCATACTCCATGGTAAAAGAAGGCTTAAAGGCCGTAGCTGCCGGAATGACTCCGCTTGAATTAAAACGCGGTATCGACAAGGCTGTAGCTATTGCCGTTGAAGATATTCAAAAAAATTCGAAAGAAATTAAGGGCTCGGAAGAAGTTGCCCACGTTGCCTCCGTTTCTGCAAACAATGATGCGGAAATCGGTAAAATCATCGCCGACGCCATTGCCAAGGTAGGAAAGGACGGCGTTATCGATGTAGGCGAAGCCCAGACAATGGAAACCGTTACAGACTATGTAGAAGGTATGCAGTTCGATAGGGGATATATTTCTTCTTACTTTGTAACCGACAGAGACAGAATGGAAACCGTTTTTGAAAATCCCTACATTCTTATCTACGATAAATCAATCTCTACAATGAAGGACCTTCTCCCCCTATTGGAGCAGGTAGCCCAATCAGGCCGCCCTCTTTTAATCATCGCAGAAGATGTTGAAGGCGAGGCCCTCGCAACCTTGGTTGTAAACAGCCTCCGAGGTGCATTAAAGACATGTGCAGTTAAGGCCCCCGGTTTCGGCGACAGAAGAAAGGAAATGCTTGAAGACATAGCCGTTTTAACGGGCGGACAGGTTGTTTCGGAAGAATTAGGCTTTAAGCTTGAAGCAGCTCAAATTTCAATGCTGGGACAGGCAAAGAGCATAAAAATCGATAAAGACAACACTATGATTATCGATGGAGCCGGAAAATCAAAGGACATTAAAGACAGAGTTACCCAGATCAAGGCCCAGCTTGATGCAACCGATTCGGAGTACGACAGCGAAAAACTAAGAGAAAGATTGGCTAAGCTTTCAGGCGGCGTTGCCGTTATCAAGATCGGTGCCGTAACCGAAGTTGAAATGAAAGAGAAAAAGCACAGAGTTGAAGATGCTCTTTCGGCAACAAGAGCCGCTATCGAAGAAGGTATCGTTGCAGGAGGCGGTCTTGCAATGATTCAGGCCATTGCAGCCTTAGAAAAGGCCGATATGAGCTCTCTTACAGAGGACGAAAAAGTAGGCTTTAAGATCGTAAAACGAGCCCTCGAAGAACCGATCCGCCAAATTGCAGAAAATGCCGGTTTGGACGGAGCAGTTATTGCAGAAAAGGCTAAGGAAAAGAAGGGTGTAGGCTTTGATGCCGCTAAAATGGAATGGACGGATATGGTAAAAGCCGGTATCATCGACCCTGCCAAGGTTACCCGTTCCGCATTGCAGAACGCAGCTTCAATTGCAAGCCTGTTGCTGACAACCGAATGTGCAATTACGGACATCCCTGAAAAACAGGCAGGTCCTGCGATGCCATCACCCGACATGGGCGGCATGGGAATGTATTAA
- a CDS encoding coproporphyrinogen-III oxidase family protein, which yields MTAEDILNCSFKDRKKSHHDTGMGSMKYSKGMRSLEKALSEPNTQNGKKSIYIHVPYCKKICNFCSMRRTINPVPDDYAALVIRQIENYGKTEYVKTSNINSVYFGGGTPTTLPAKQLAEILKALQKNFNIAKDAEISMETTVSELDDEKLKILFENGLNRISAGIQTFNDEGRKTLGRIGNGENAENFLRRAFKTGFKNVNIDIIYNYPGETKEILKDDLHKAFALDIAGFSFYSLIVMDTSKIGRSVDKEEYAEKTLHQDAEFFLTILEESRKAGYDFLEITKLVKPGRDNYEYIRSGHLGGDIFPVGAGAGGFVNNTAVMNPLDKEKFADQINGFDKTSGMWISEDYRRIKRFSGQLQEGLLDLSFLTKEESDKIYDMLTGLEKETLIKKDEGSKNYKFTDKGFFWGNSLAAELGKSIF from the coding sequence ATGACTGCAGAAGATATTTTAAATTGTTCATTTAAAGACCGCAAAAAATCTCATCACGATACAGGAATGGGTTCCATGAAATATTCAAAAGGAATGAGGTCTTTGGAAAAAGCCCTTTCAGAACCCAATACACAAAACGGGAAAAAATCCATTTACATCCACGTACCCTATTGTAAAAAAATTTGCAATTTTTGCAGCATGAGGCGGACAATAAACCCGGTACCGGATGACTACGCCGCCCTTGTGATAAGGCAGATTGAAAATTACGGTAAGACGGAATATGTAAAAACCTCAAACATAAATTCGGTTTATTTCGGAGGCGGAACACCTACAACCCTGCCTGCAAAACAGCTTGCCGAAATACTTAAAGCTCTTCAAAAAAATTTTAACATAGCAAAAGATGCCGAAATTTCGATGGAGACTACCGTTTCTGAATTGGATGACGAAAAGCTTAAAATTCTTTTTGAAAACGGTTTAAACAGAATAAGTGCCGGTATTCAAACCTTTAATGATGAAGGACGAAAAACATTGGGCAGAATCGGAAACGGCGAAAATGCGGAAAATTTTTTGAGACGAGCTTTTAAAACCGGCTTTAAAAATGTCAACATCGATATTATTTATAATTATCCCGGTGAAACAAAGGAAATATTAAAGGATGACTTACATAAGGCCTTTGCCTTAGATATTGCAGGTTTTTCTTTTTACTCTCTCATCGTAATGGATACTTCCAAGATAGGCCGCAGTGTCGATAAAGAAGAATATGCCGAAAAAACGCTTCATCAGGATGCAGAGTTCTTTTTGACCATTTTGGAAGAAAGCCGAAAAGCAGGTTACGATTTTTTAGAGATAACAAAACTTGTAAAACCCGGCAGAGACAACTACGAATATATCAGAAGCGGGCACCTAGGCGGCGATATTTTTCCTGTGGGGGCCGGAGCCGGAGGCTTCGTAAATAATACGGCCGTAATGAATCCCCTCGACAAAGAAAAATTTGCGGATCAAATTAACGGCTTTGATAAAACTTCGGGTATGTGGATAAGCGAAGATTATCGCAGAATAAAAAGATTTTCAGGACAGCTTCAAGAAGGATTGTTGGATTTAAGTTTTTTGACAAAAGAAGAGTCGGATAAAATCTATGATATGCTTACCGGATTGGAAAAAGAGACTTTGATCAAAAAAGATGAAGGCTCCAAAAATTATAAATTTACCGACAAGGGCTTTTTTTGGGGCAACAGTCTTGCAGCCGAACTTGGAAAAAGCATTTTTTAA
- a CDS encoding flavodoxin family protein, whose product MKILLTYSSKTGNTKAVAEAVLKTLPQGTDFFAVSEVKDVNNYDAVIVGFWIDKGLPNEEALNFMETIKNKKTGYFFTLGAYPDSPHAEDCHKSAKELLTKNGNEVLAGFGCQGKIDPALTEMFKSLPKDHPHYMNEERRKRHEEAAKHPDKKDFENAKKAFENFGR is encoded by the coding sequence ATGAAAATTTTATTGACTTATTCAAGTAAAACTGGGAACACCAAGGCTGTAGCAGAAGCCGTATTAAAAACTCTTCCTCAGGGAACCGATTTTTTTGCAGTGAGCGAAGTTAAAGACGTAAACAATTATGATGCGGTCATTGTAGGTTTTTGGATCGATAAAGGCCTTCCAAATGAAGAAGCATTAAATTTTATGGAAACGATTAAAAACAAAAAAACGGGCTATTTCTTTACATTGGGAGCCTATCCCGATTCTCCCCATGCGGAAGATTGCCATAAAAGCGCAAAAGAGCTTTTAACAAAAAACGGAAATGAAGTGCTTGCAGGATTCGGCTGTCAAGGAAAAATAGATCCGGCTCTTACCGAAATGTTTAAATCCTTACCTAAAGATCATCCGCACTACATGAATGAAGAAAGAAGAAAACGCCATGAAGAGGCAGCAAAACATCCTGATAAAAAAGATTTTGAAAATGCAAAAAAAGCATTTGAAAATTTCGGAAGATAA
- a CDS encoding ABC transporter ATP-binding protein, with translation MTAVSAKDISLRYDKKDVVKSFSADFTQGKIISIIGPNGSGKSTILRSFARLLNTACGQISLFDTDIATVSKKEFAKRLAILLQHNISPEDITVKNLIYFGRCPHKKWYQQFEKRDEDILQQVLIQTDLVDFAEKKVCMLSGGERQRVWLAMALAQQPQVLLLDEPTTYLDIGYQLELLDLVYDLNRNTNLSIIMVLHDLNQAAQYSDEIIVLKDGKLYKKGTPQEIFTSELIKQIYGIDCKVIYDEEEHFPIVLPKRKGKI, from the coding sequence ATGACAGCTGTTTCTGCAAAAGACATTTCGTTAAGATACGATAAAAAAGATGTAGTAAAAAGTTTTTCGGCGGATTTTACGCAAGGAAAAATTATTTCGATAATAGGGCCTAACGGCTCCGGAAAATCAACCATTTTACGCAGTTTTGCCCGCCTTTTAAATACTGCATGCGGCCAAATATCCCTTTTCGATACCGATATCGCAACAGTATCAAAAAAGGAATTTGCAAAACGATTGGCAATTTTATTGCAGCACAATATCTCGCCTGAAGATATTACGGTAAAAAATCTGATATACTTCGGCAGATGTCCGCATAAAAAATGGTATCAGCAATTTGAAAAAAGAGATGAAGACATTTTACAACAAGTCCTTATCCAAACGGACTTAGTCGACTTTGCCGAAAAAAAAGTTTGCATGCTTTCAGGCGGCGAAAGACAGCGTGTCTGGCTTGCAATGGCATTGGCACAGCAGCCTCAGGTGCTACTGCTGGATGAGCCTACCACCTATTTGGATATAGGTTATCAGCTGGAACTTTTGGACCTTGTTTACGATTTAAATCGAAACACTAATCTTTCGATTATTATGGTATTGCACGATTTAAATCAGGCAGCACAATATAGCGATGAAATTATCGTATTAAAAGACGGCAAACTTTACAAAAAAGGGACACCGCAAGAAATTTTTACTTCAGAACTTATAAAACAAATTTACGGTATAGACTGTAAAGTTATTTATGACGAAGAGGAACATTTTCCGATCGTATTGCCTAAAAGAAAAGGCAAAATCTAA
- a CDS encoding FecCD family ABC transporter permease encodes MVIQVKKAGVFIVLSLLLIVLFFSSVASGSLKFSFAQIWAALCGRGEQLVTDVIFDLRLPRVLVALVVGMNLASAGALMQAVMQNPLADPGIIGVSAGASVAGVILMLALPQYAYLVPPAAFVGAIFAAFLIYLLAWKDGFTPVRIILSGVAINALLGSLTGLVTILFSDRLQGALMWLNGSLSGKTWRHFQVLIVYSIPALILALLCIRAANVLLLGDEKAKSLGVSVNRCRVFLSIIGAFLAGISTSTVGIIGFIGLVIPHIMRMLVGSDYKSLLPFSMFSGAVLLLGADTFARTIASPIELPVGIVMSIFGAPFFLYLLRSSGKRK; translated from the coding sequence ATGGTAATACAGGTGAAAAAAGCAGGTGTTTTTATTGTTTTATCTCTATTACTTATAGTTTTGTTTTTTTCATCTGTTGCATCGGGTTCGCTCAAATTTTCATTTGCACAAATTTGGGCGGCCCTGTGCGGCAGAGGGGAGCAGCTCGTTACCGATGTAATCTTTGATTTAAGGCTTCCGCGTGTCCTTGTTGCCCTTGTCGTCGGAATGAATCTTGCATCTGCCGGAGCTTTGATGCAGGCGGTTATGCAAAATCCCTTGGCGGATCCCGGTATTATCGGCGTTTCTGCAGGAGCCAGTGTCGCCGGGGTTATATTGATGCTCGCTCTTCCTCAGTATGCATACTTGGTACCGCCTGCGGCTTTTGTCGGGGCGATATTTGCAGCCTTTTTAATATATCTTTTAGCATGGAAAGACGGGTTTACTCCCGTACGAATTATTCTATCGGGAGTTGCAATCAATGCTCTTTTGGGAAGCCTTACCGGTTTGGTTACCATTTTATTTAGCGACAGGCTTCAGGGTGCGTTGATGTGGCTTAACGGAAGTTTGTCAGGAAAAACGTGGCGGCATTTTCAAGTGCTTATTGTATACAGTATTCCGGCCCTGATACTTGCTCTTCTTTGTATTAGGGCAGCGAATGTCTTATTGCTGGGAGATGAAAAAGCAAAAAGTCTTGGGGTAAGTGTCAACCGCTGCCGTGTATTTCTTTCGATTATCGGGGCTTTTTTGGCAGGGATATCGACTTCGACTGTCGGAATCATCGGTTTTATAGGTTTGGTTATCCCCCATATCATGAGGATGCTGGTCGGGTCGGATTATAAGAGTCTATTACCGTTTTCAATGTTCAGCGGAGCAGTTTTGCTGCTCGGAGCGGATACTTTTGCCCGTACTATTGCTTCACCGATTGAATTGCCTGTAGGAATTGTAATGTCGATATTCGGAGCACCGTTTTTTCTGTACCTTTTGAGAAGTTCCGGTAAAAGGAAATAG